Proteins encoded together in one Oncorhynchus mykiss isolate Arlee chromosome 7, USDA_OmykA_1.1, whole genome shotgun sequence window:
- the LOC110528276 gene encoding protein FAM219A isoform X2 → MMEEEMDRFQVPPVTETQPLQDPAASDTSEADSDTREGETVAMNYKPSPLQVKIEKQRELARKGSVKNSPVNHQPKKNNVMARTRLVVPNKGYSSLDQTSPDEKPLVTLDTDSDDDFDMSRYSSSGYSSAEQINQDLNIQLLKDGYRLDEIPDDEDLDLIPPKSVNPTCICCQATTSSACQIQ, encoded by the exons ATGATGGAGGAAGAAATGGATAGGTTCCAAGTACCCCCAGTAACAGAGACACAGCCCTTG CAGGACCCAGCAGCATCTGACACCTCTGAGGCTGACTCTGACACTAGAGAAGGTGAGACGGTGGCCATGAACTACAAGCCCTCCCCACTGCAAGTGAAAATAG agaaacagagagagctggCCAGGAAGGGCTCAGTAAAGAATAGCCCCGTCAACCACCAACCAAAGAAGAACAACGTCATGGCCAGAACACG TTTGGTGGTGCCAAACAAAGGCTACTCCTCTTTAGACCAGACCAGCCCGGATGAGAAGCCCCTGGTAACGCTGGACACAGACAG TGATGATGACTTTGACATGTCCAGATACTCTTCGTCTGGATACTCCTCCGCCGAG CAGATCAACCAGGATCTCAACATCCAGCTTCTGAAGGACGGTTACCGGCTCGATGAAATCCCTGACGATGAAGATCTGGATCTGATCCCGCCCAAATCAGTCAACCCCACCTGCATATGCTGCCAAGCCACCACCTCCTCAGCCTGCCAGATCCAATAG
- the LOC110528275 gene encoding dynein intermediate chain 1, axonemal isoform X3: MMDERWQDGLMHEIINLRNHKNVDNIVMRKMEQRWIKQEMNGCKERLIKPPDQLNLTEAELKEEFIMILTENNPQDPQNIVCYSFKDELVFTDFIKLSFGESRVRKTRGQLPIRACGISFDFHKQIDYFFLFGTKEGKIHKCSTAPLQPVPGNL, translated from the exons ATGATGGACGAGCGATGGCAAGATGGGCTAATGCATGAAATAATCAATCTAAGAAATCACAAGAACGTCGACAATATAG TGATGAGGAAGATGGAACAGAGATGGATAAAGCAGGAGATGAATGGATGCAAGGAAAGACTGATCAAGCCCCCTGACCAACTGAATCTCACTGAAGCG GAGTTGAAAGAGGAATTCATCATGATCCTGACTGAAAACAACCCACAGGATcctcagaatattgtctgttacaGCTTCAAG GATGAGCTGGTCTTTACAGACTTCATCAAGCTGTCATTTGGAGAGAGCCGTGTCAGAAAGACCAGAGGGCAACTTCCTATCAGGG CTTGTGGAATATCGTTCGACTTCCACAAACAAATAGACTACTTCTTCCTGTTTGGCACGAAGGAGGGCAAGATTCACAAG TGCTCCACGGCTCCCCTTCAGCCAGTTCCTGGAAATCTATAA
- the LOC110528275 gene encoding dynein intermediate chain 1, axonemal isoform X1, with the protein MMDERWQDGLMHEIINLRNHKNVDNIVKCSIPAEGTCGKGCQCCQQEKVMRKMEQRWIKQEMNGCKERLIKPPDQLNLTEAELKEEFIMILTENNPQDPQNIVCYSFKDELVFTDFIKLSFGESRVRKTRGQLPIRACGISFDFHKQIDYFFLFGTKEGKIHKCSTAPLQPVPGNL; encoded by the exons ATGATGGACGAGCGATGGCAAGATGGGCTAATGCATGAAATAATCAATCTAAGAAATCACAAGAACGTCGACAATATAG TCAAATGCTCTATCCCAGCCGAAGGCACCTGTGGCAAAGGCTGCCAATGCTGTCAGCAAGAAAAAG TGATGAGGAAGATGGAACAGAGATGGATAAAGCAGGAGATGAATGGATGCAAGGAAAGACTGATCAAGCCCCCTGACCAACTGAATCTCACTGAAGCG GAGTTGAAAGAGGAATTCATCATGATCCTGACTGAAAACAACCCACAGGATcctcagaatattgtctgttacaGCTTCAAG GATGAGCTGGTCTTTACAGACTTCATCAAGCTGTCATTTGGAGAGAGCCGTGTCAGAAAGACCAGAGGGCAACTTCCTATCAGGG CTTGTGGAATATCGTTCGACTTCCACAAACAAATAGACTACTTCTTCCTGTTTGGCACGAAGGAGGGCAAGATTCACAAG TGCTCCACGGCTCCCCTTCAGCCAGTTCCTGGAAATCTATAA
- the LOC110528275 gene encoding dynein intermediate chain 1, axonemal isoform X2 encodes MMDERWQDGLMHEIINLRNHKNVDNIAEGTCGKGCQCCQQEKVMRKMEQRWIKQEMNGCKERLIKPPDQLNLTEAELKEEFIMILTENNPQDPQNIVCYSFKDELVFTDFIKLSFGESRVRKTRGQLPIRACGISFDFHKQIDYFFLFGTKEGKIHKCSTAPLQPVPGNL; translated from the exons ATGATGGACGAGCGATGGCAAGATGGGCTAATGCATGAAATAATCAATCTAAGAAATCACAAGAACGTCGACAATATAG CCGAAGGCACCTGTGGCAAAGGCTGCCAATGCTGTCAGCAAGAAAAAG TGATGAGGAAGATGGAACAGAGATGGATAAAGCAGGAGATGAATGGATGCAAGGAAAGACTGATCAAGCCCCCTGACCAACTGAATCTCACTGAAGCG GAGTTGAAAGAGGAATTCATCATGATCCTGACTGAAAACAACCCACAGGATcctcagaatattgtctgttacaGCTTCAAG GATGAGCTGGTCTTTACAGACTTCATCAAGCTGTCATTTGGAGAGAGCCGTGTCAGAAAGACCAGAGGGCAACTTCCTATCAGGG CTTGTGGAATATCGTTCGACTTCCACAAACAAATAGACTACTTCTTCCTGTTTGGCACGAAGGAGGGCAAGATTCACAAG TGCTCCACGGCTCCCCTTCAGCCAGTTCCTGGAAATCTATAA
- the LOC110528276 gene encoding protein FAM219A isoform X1, with the protein MMEEEMDRFQVPPVTETQPLQDPAASDTSEADSDTREGETVAMNYKPSPLQVKIEKQRELARKGSVKNSPVNHQPKKNNVMARTRLVVPNKGYSSLDQTSPDEKPLVTLDTDSDDDFDMSRYSSSGYSSAEVRCLRDQQINQDLNIQLLKDGYRLDEIPDDEDLDLIPPKSVNPTCICCQATTSSACQIQ; encoded by the exons ATGATGGAGGAAGAAATGGATAGGTTCCAAGTACCCCCAGTAACAGAGACACAGCCCTTG CAGGACCCAGCAGCATCTGACACCTCTGAGGCTGACTCTGACACTAGAGAAGGTGAGACGGTGGCCATGAACTACAAGCCCTCCCCACTGCAAGTGAAAATAG agaaacagagagagctggCCAGGAAGGGCTCAGTAAAGAATAGCCCCGTCAACCACCAACCAAAGAAGAACAACGTCATGGCCAGAACACG TTTGGTGGTGCCAAACAAAGGCTACTCCTCTTTAGACCAGACCAGCCCGGATGAGAAGCCCCTGGTAACGCTGGACACAGACAG TGATGATGACTTTGACATGTCCAGATACTCTTCGTCTGGATACTCCTCCGCCGAGGTGAGATGTCTGAGGGACCAG CAGATCAACCAGGATCTCAACATCCAGCTTCTGAAGGACGGTTACCGGCTCGATGAAATCCCTGACGATGAAGATCTGGATCTGATCCCGCCCAAATCAGTCAACCCCACCTGCATATGCTGCCAAGCCACCACCTCCTCAGCCTGCCAGATCCAATAG
- the LOC110528275 gene encoding uncharacterized protein LOC110528275 isoform X4, producing the protein MMDERWQDGLMHEIINLRNHKNVDNIVKCSIPAEGTCGKGCQCCQQEKVMRKMEQRWIKQEMNGCKERLIKPPDQLNLTEADELVFTDFIKLSFGESRVRKTRGQLPIRACGISFDFHKQIDYFFLFGTKEGKIHKCSTAPLQPVPGNL; encoded by the exons ATGATGGACGAGCGATGGCAAGATGGGCTAATGCATGAAATAATCAATCTAAGAAATCACAAGAACGTCGACAATATAG TCAAATGCTCTATCCCAGCCGAAGGCACCTGTGGCAAAGGCTGCCAATGCTGTCAGCAAGAAAAAG TGATGAGGAAGATGGAACAGAGATGGATAAAGCAGGAGATGAATGGATGCAAGGAAAGACTGATCAAGCCCCCTGACCAACTGAATCTCACTGAAGCG GATGAGCTGGTCTTTACAGACTTCATCAAGCTGTCATTTGGAGAGAGCCGTGTCAGAAAGACCAGAGGGCAACTTCCTATCAGGG CTTGTGGAATATCGTTCGACTTCCACAAACAAATAGACTACTTCTTCCTGTTTGGCACGAAGGAGGGCAAGATTCACAAG TGCTCCACGGCTCCCCTTCAGCCAGTTCCTGGAAATCTATAA